In Phragmites australis chromosome 16, lpPhrAust1.1, whole genome shotgun sequence, one DNA window encodes the following:
- the LOC133895029 gene encoding glutathione S-transferase T3-like, which produces MGTKKVTSSKRKKKAEPKTDKTKWTDDEDELLVSTWLNVSQDPVVGTDQTKETYWGRIAKYFNTYRKPNMMPKSDKALINHMKLITDAVSKFAVHVRKVEQLNPSGTNERDKLRLGSNEARGHMYLGRVRFLLLMVRACTVYKGIEGQPFAYTHCWVMLADHPKWHAHESTKAQKIQEGAEAQSSPTACNELPNDAASNASAKLPRLVGRDAAKAACARKSVSSTFLPTVSGGMYQTQLIDISETKKVMVELKKEQISVIRLHASV; this is translated from the exons ATGGGAACGAAGAAGGTGACCTCctcaaagaggaagaagaaggcggaGCCGAAGACGGACAAAACAAAATGGACAGACGACGAGGATGAGCTGCTCGTGTCCACATGGTTGAACGTGAGCCAGGATCCGGTAGTTGGAACAGATCAAACTAAGGAGACGTACTGGGGCAGGATTGCCAAGTACTTCAACACGTATAGGAAGCCGAATATGATGCCTAAGTCGGACAAAGCTTTGATCAACCACATGAAGCTCATTACGGACGCAGTTAGCAAGTTTGCGGTGCACGTGAGGAAGGTCGAGCAGCTCAATCCTAGCGGGACCAATGAGCGTGACAAG TTAAG GTTGGGTTCCAATGAAGCTAGAGGGCATATGTACTTAGGTCGTGTTCGTTTCCTGCTTCtg ATGGTACGGGCTTGCACAGTATACAAGGGGATTGAGGGGCAGCCTTTTGCTTACACGCACTGTTGGGTGATGCTTGCCGATCACCCCAAGTGGCATGCCCACGAGTCCACCAAGGCGCAGAAGATACAAGAGGGTGCCGAAGCACAGTCCAGCCCAACTGCTTGCAACGAATTACCGAACGACGCAGCATCTAACGCATCGGCTAAGCTTCCTAGGCTCGTAGGAAGGGACGCAGCTAAAGCGGCTTGTGCTCGAAAATCAGTTTCCAGTACATTTTTGCCTACCGTGTCGGGTGGGATGTACcaaactcaactgatcgacatTAGTGAAACAAAGAAGGTTATGGTGGAGCTGAAGAAGGAGCAGATTTCGGTCATACGTCTTCACGCATCCGTCTGA
- the LOC133895030 gene encoding uncharacterized protein LOC133895030 → MQASVWKDVERAFGILQSRFVIIRGPGRMWNESTLHNIMTACVIMHNMIIEDERDGIDVEEVYDYMGEKATIRRNPDQAFVQYIEVTKAIQNWALHHQLRDDLVEHLWSCHGAQ, encoded by the coding sequence ATGCAGGCATCTGTCTGGAAAGATGTTGAACGCGCATTTGGCATCTTGCAATCGAGGTTCGTCATAATTCGTGGTCCAGGCAGAATGTGGAATGAAAGCACACTGCACAACATTATGACCGCATGTGTCATAATGCACAATATGATCATTGAGGACGAGAGGGACGGCATCGATGTGGAGGAGGTGTATGACTATATGGGCGAGAAAGCGACAATACGCCGCAATCCTGACCAAGCTTTCGTGCAATACATAGAAGTCACTAAAGCAATTCAGAACTGGGCATTGCACCACCAACTCCGCGATGATCTCGTGGAGCACCTATGGAGTTGTCATGGAGCACAGTAG